GCGTTCCGAGCAGCGTCACAACGTTCGCGATGGCGATGAGCAGGATCAGTAGGACGCCCGCCTGCAAGACCAGCAAGGGTCGCGCGACACTGCCCGCGATCGCGGTGCGCAGCGGTGTTACCACGACGTGGAGACGGGTACGCTCAGGCGGCGTACCGGAGAGGACGTCCGGCGAGCTGCGCGCCCAGTTCCACAGGGCGAGCGTTGCCTCATGCGATGCCTGGTCCGCCGACACGCCGCCGCGCAAGCGCCCGAGCCCGGTCAGGAAATTCGGGTGGGCGCGAGTGGGGTCGAGTCCAAGCGGAATGTAGACTTCGACGTCGGGTTTCGGAAACGCGAACTCCTTGGGCATGATGCCGACAATGCGCCGGGGCTGACCGCTGAGATCCATGCGTTGCCCAAGGGCGCTCGGCGATCCGGCGAAGCGCGATTGCCAGAAGTCATATGAGAGAACGACAACCGCGTCGCCGCCGGTATGATCATCGTCGCGCCCGATCACGCGGCCGAGCAGCGGGTGCACGCCGAGCAGTGTGAAGAAGTCCCCGGTGACGACTTCGGCGATCACGCGATCGGCGGTTCCGTTCACGTCGAGCGTCAACCCGGTGCGAGCGTGCGCCGCGAACGACTCGAAGCTCGTCAGCCCGAGATAGGTCGCTGTGTTCTGCTGGGAGAGCGTCCAGCGGTCGAGCTTCTTCTCGGGGAACGACTGCACGACTTCGACGAGCCGATCGGGTTGGCGGAACGGCAATGGTCGCAGGACGATGTCGTCGACGAGCGTGAACATGGCGGTGGCGGTGGCGATCCCGAGCGCCAGCGTCGCGATCACGACGCCGGCGAAGACTGGACGCCGGGCCAACGAGCGCACGGCGAAGCGCACATCCTGGAAGGCGGTCTCGACGAGCAGGGCAGGCATGGCGCGCATCTCCGTGAGCGATGATGGTCGATTCGACAATCGCGATGCCCGCAAGGTTGAACGTCGTTTCGGACGGCGTCCCGACGAATTCGGCCAGATGAATCAGAACGGCGGCTGGCCCGATGAGGCCAGCCGCCGTTGCGATGTACCTCCAGCCGAACCGGATCGCTTACCGGATCGGACTCCCTTTCTCCGTCTGCGGCAGCCCGTCAGCCATCCATTTGGGCATCGGCGCGCCCATCAGATAGTGATCGAAGTACTGCTTCATCCGGATGGCGAAGTCCTTTTGATCGGCGCGATCGGTGAGGTTGTGGGGCTGGCCGGGATACGACAGGAAGATCACCTGCTTGCCCTGCTCCCGCGCGGCGTTAAAGAATTGTAATCCCTCGACGTAGTCGACCGCGTTGTCGTCGCCGCCCTGCAGGATCATGAACGGCGTGCGGATGTTCTTCACGTGGAAGATCGGCGACTGATCCTCGAACATCTTCGTGTTCGTCCACGGATCGACGCCGACGCCCAAGCGCACCTGGCCGACGGTCGTGATGCCTTGCTGCACGGTGCCGGTGCTCTTGTACAACTCACCGTAGAAGCTCGTGAGGTTGGTCGGCGGCGCGCCGGTCACGACGGCCGCGAACATGTCGGTTTGCGTCACGATGTACGACGATTGATATCCGCCCCAGCTGTGGCCGTGCAGTCCGATGTGCTTCGGATCGGCATAGCCCAACGCGATCGCCTGCTTCACCGCGCTCGTAATGCAATCCACCGCCGACGTGCCCGGCTTGCCGATCTCGTAGACGACGTCGGGCTGGAGCACCGCATAGCCGTTGCTCGCGTACATCGAGATCTGCGGGGCGTCGGCATACCCGGGCATCGGGAAATTGTGATGCGTGTTCGACATGATCTCGTAGAACTCGACGAGCATCGGGTACTGCTTGCCCGGCTGATAATTCGCGGGCAGCGTGAGCGTCGCCTGAAGCGGGTGCCCGAACCGATCCTTGTAGTCGATGAGCACCTTCTTGCTGGCCCAGGCAAATCCCGCGAGGATGGGATTGGCGTCGGTCACGCGCGCGGGAGACGCGAACGTGCCCGTCGTCGACCAATAATCGGGGAATTCGTTGAAGTCCTGCTCCGTGTACACGATGCGATCGGCGTCCGCCGCCTTCATCGCACCGCCGACGTTCTTGTCCTCCCACACGAGCGCATGTGGCGCCTGTCCAACGCTCACTTGCCAGTAGCCGAACTTCTTCGAGCGAACGCCGTACGCCGAGAGCGTTACGGGTTTGGCGAGATCGACGCGTTCGGTGTCAGGGGCGATGCCGCCGCCACCAAAGCCGCCGCCGCCTCCACGCCCGCCACGCGCGCCGGCGGCCAGCTGCACGACGCGGAACTGAATTCCCTGCGCGCGACCCACGCCGCCGGTGAGATTCATTGCCTTGGTGCCGTCGAGCGGCACCTGCCAGACGTCGAACTTGTCGTAGAGCAGAATTGCCTTGCCGTCTCTTGTCCAGCCGCCGACGCCCCAGAGCGGGAGCTCGTACGCGTGGTCGTCGTCCTCGTTCACATACGACTTGGTCGCCAGACCGCTGGCATCGAGCGTTACGTTCGAGCCGCTCTCGAGATTGAACGCGTGGACTTGCTTGTTCTTTAAATAGACAAACCACCGCGAGTCGGGTGAGGTGCCGTACGTGCGCGACAGCGATTTGTCGATGAGCGTGCGAGCCCCCGTCGCGACGTCGACGCGATAGAGGTCCGCCCGGTTCGCGCCCCACGCCACCTCGCCGCGATACGCCCCATCATCTCGGCCCACTGCCAACGTGCCGTCAGCCGTTGGCGCGACCGTGCGCATCGAGTCGTTGCCAAGCTCAACGAGCTTGTGGGTAGCGACGGTGATGGCCGCCGGAAGCGTCGCGCGGCGGAGCTGCTGGATCTGCACCACCTGCACCGACTGCGGCATCTGATCCTTCCAGTGCCAGATGTCGACGTTCGCCTTGTTGGAGTCGGCGGCGACGACCTGCGGCTCTTGCGCCTTGATGCCGACGAACACGCGGGCTCCGTCCGGACTCCAGCGCGGCGCGCTGTATTCGCTCAGCACCATGTCCTTCGGGAACGACGGATCCTTCGACGGATCGTACGTGAAGGCCGCGCCGTTCGACTTGACACCCGTCCACGCGAGCAGCGCATTCGCTTTCTGTTTCATACCGGGCACACTGTCGCCCCGCAGCACGGCGAGATTGTCGCGGTCGTCGCTCCAGGCGAGCTGGGCGAAATCGGACGATCCGGTGTTCAGCGCCCGCGTCTCGCCGGTCGCGGGATCGAGAAGATAGATGCCGTTGCCGAGGCGGTCCGGCGCCTCGACGGTGAAGGCCAATAGCGTTCCTGAATTATCGAACTCGAAATCGGCGACATTGCCGATGTTCCGCACCGCGCCCGAGGTCATGTCGCGGACCACGAGGTCGGACGGCGCGGCGGCGCCGCCGCCACCACCACCGCGTCCGCCGCGACCGCCGGCCGGCACCGCGGCGGCCGTCGCGGGCGCTCCCTCACGGCCAAGCTTGACCGCCAGCCACCGCGAGCCTTTCGCGAACTTCCACGACGCCGCGCCAGGGATGGCCACTTTCTCGCCAGTGCCGAGATTCAACAACTCTAAATGTGCCGCGGGGCCGCTCGGCGCCGCGCCTGCTGGGGCGCCCGCGCCGTTACGGCCGCCGCGACCCGCCCCGCGCCCCGCCGCACGCTGCGGCGTCACGAGGTACGCCGCCCAGCGAGAGTCGTCGGAGAAGGACGGTGCATTCCCGCCGCCCGCTCCGCCGCGACCACCGCCCGCCGCGTCGCCGCCGGGGCCGACGACCGTCGCGTAATCCGGCCCCCCGTCGAGCGACTTGACGTGCAGCATCGCCTGACCACCCTCGTTCGGCGAGTAGGTGAACGTCATCCACGTGCCGTCGCGCGAGAGTGCCGGCGACGCGATGCGATTCCATTCCGCGAAGTCCTCGAGCTCGAGGACCTTTCGGTCCTTCGCCGTCGCACCGGCCTGTACGACGCGCGGCGTCGTAGTTGGGCGCGATTGGGCGTGAACGCTCGCGAACGGCAAGGCTGGCAAGGCGACGGCAGCTGCGGCAACCGCGGCCAGCAGCGAGAATGACGGTGGTGAGAGGCGAGACCGGCGAGGCATGAGCCGTACTCCAGAGGAGGGAGAGTGCTACCAAGTACCACGCCCAATCTGGCACACGTACCGCTGGGCTGCTACATCGCGCGCCGCGCCCGCATTACTGCCTACTCGACCCGCAACGCCACGATTGGATCGACCGCCGTCGCCCGGCGTGCCGGCACGAAGCACGCGAGCGCCACCACGAACGCCAGCGTTCCGATTACGCCGAGCAGAATGACCGGATTGAACGCGCCGGCGCCGAACGTGAGGTCCGGCGCATCGGGCATCGCGATGAGCGACCGTAGCACCAACGACACGCCGATTGCGCCGGCCACGCCGGCCACCGACCCGATCGCCACCGGCCGGAGCGTTCGCCGCATCACGAGTGACACAACTTCCGACCCGCGCGCGCCGAGCGCGATGCGCACTCCGATCTCGCGCGTGCGTCGCGTCACGATGTTCGAGATCACGCCGTAGATCCCGATGCAGGCGAGTGCGAGTCCCGACAGCGCCAGCGCCAGCGCGACCGTACCCGGCGCTTCGGCCATCAATCGCTGCAACGCCATCGGGCCGCCGACCATCGTCATGATGTGTGTGTTGGCCTCGGCCGTTGGCGACACGGCGCTGATCGCCACGCGCACGGCATTGATCGCCGACGACGGGGTGCCTCGCGTGCGGACGAGGTATGCGCCGTACGGGCCGGTGAAGTTGTACGGGAAATAGATCGTCGCGCCGTTCTCGCGTGACAGATAATCAGAACGAAAGTCGGGAACCACACCCACGACGGTGTACGTCGCGGTCGTGTCGGGTCCCGATGCGACGGTGCCCGGCGGCACGGTCTTGCCGATTGGGTCCTCTCCCGGCCATTGTCTCCGCGCCATGGCGTCGTTCACGATCATCACGTGTGCGTCGGTCCGAACTTCGTCGGCGGTGAACGATCGCCCGCGCGCGAGCGCCACGCCCATCACGTCGAAGTAGGACTCGGCGACGTGATTGACGGACACGCTGACACTGCCCGCCCGGTTCGTGAAGGTGCGTGTCTCGGTGCCATCGAGTGGAATGCGCTTCGTCCACACGACGCCGCGCACCATCGGCAGCGCCGCGAGCCGCCGCTGCAACTCGGCGCGATCCGCTTCGCGGCGCTCGGACGGTACGGATCGACCGTCCATGAATACGATCAGTTGATGCGCCGTATCGAATCCGGGATCAATGCGCGGCGCGCGCCGCATGCCGGCGAGCAGGAGTCCGGACGCGGCGAGCAGAATCGTGCAGGCGGCAATCTGCACGCCGAGCAGGACATTTCTGCCGCCCCACAGCGCAGCCGTCGCGGTCGAGGTGCCGCCGGCGCGCAGCACGGCGTTCGCGTCGCCGCGCGCCGAGCGTATAGCCGGCCAGAGCCCCACGGCGAGTCCGATCGCGACCGAGAGGGCGACTGTGTACAGCGTAACGCGCCAGTCGACGCTCAGGTCGAGGAACACGTTGACCAAGCCGCCGCTGATCGACGACATCGTCGCGAAGATCCAGTCGCGAAGCCAGTTGGCCGCGTCGCGCGAGACGAGCAGGCCGAGGGCGCCGCCACATACGGCCAGGAGCACACTTTCGCTCGCGAGCTGCCGCGCAATGCGTTCTCGGCTCGCTCCCAGGGCGAGCCGCACCGCGATCTCGCGCTCGCGCGCGGCGTTCCGGGCAGCGAACAGGTTGATCAGGTTGACGATGGCGATGCACAGAATGAGGGCGAGCGCCACCATGAACGCCGCGCTGACTTGTTTAAAGACTTCGAATTCGCCGCCGTCGGCCTGGAAGAACGTCGCGTGCGTTGCGACGAGCGCGAGCGGCTTTCCGACACTGTCCGGAATGCCGGCGCCCAGCGATTGGAGCTCAGCGTTGGCCTGCGCCAGGGAAGCGCCGGCGGCGAGCCGCGCGATGATCTGCCAGTGCGGACGACCGTCATAGCGCCAGTCGCTCCCGACGAGCGCGGGAAGGGAAGACGTGGGCAGCCAGACGTCCGGCGCGGTCGCGGGGATGCCCGTTCCCGCGAAGCGTTCGCCGGCGATTCCGACGATGGTGAACACCCGGTCGTGGATCGTGATGCGTTGTCCGACCACGTGCGGATCCGCATGCATCGTTCTCGACCAGAATCCGTGATCGAGCACGGCCACCGCGTCTTCGCCTTGACCGAACCACCGTCCCGCGAATGTCTCCGGCCCCAGGGAATGAGCAAAGTTTGACGAGGCGAATCGCGCATTGACGATCGTGGCCTCTTCGGTCGGGCGGCCGGGCAGTGTCGCGATGAGAGCTTGCGGCGCCGTCACGAGCGTGACCGACGTCATCGTCCGCGACCGGCGGTCGAGCACGTCGTAGGCAGCGTACGGCAACTCTGCGAGCGAGCTGACGCCCGCATTCTCGACGATGCGAACGATGTTGCCCGGATCGCGCGCGGGGAGAGGCTTCAGGACGACCGCGTCGTAGAACGTGAATGCCGTGGCGTTCAGTGCGACGCCGATCGCGATGGTGGCGATCGCGACGATCGCGAACACCGGTGTGTGCGCGAGTTGTCGCGCGACGTATCGCAGATCCTGCCCGAATCCATCGAGCCAGTGCCATCCCCATGCGTCGCGGGCCGCGCTTTCGATGCGTGTGGCATTGCCAAACTGTCTGCGCGCGGCGAGCGACGCGTCGGTGGTGCTGAGCGTTGCACTCGTCTCACCTCCGTGCTCGAGCAGTTGTTGCGCGCGGAGGTCGACGTGCAACGCCATCTCGTCGCGCAGTTCGCGTGCGATGCGCCGCCGCCGGAAAGGAAACGTGAGCCGGGACCATACCTCGTGGAGTGTCATGGCAGCCTCATGTGGGCTGAATGATGAGCGTGACGGCCGCGGCCACGCGGGTATAGGAGGCGATTTCGCGGTCGAGCTGCTTCTTGCCGGCCGGGGTCAGGCGGTAATACCGCGCGCGCCGCCGCTCGGGCGTATGGCCCCACTCGCCGGCGATCCATCCTTTGATGAGCATGCGCTGCAGGGCGGGATAGAGCGATCCCTCCTCGACGTGCAGCACGGATCGCGAGCGCTGATGAATGGCTTGGGCGATCTCGAACCCGTGCAGCTGGTTCGCGCCGGCGCGGGCGAGCGTCTTGAGGATGAGCATGTCGAGCGTCCCCGGCGGGATGGGCTCACGTTCGATGGCGGCGCGGGATGTTGACATAGATTGTCTATGTTATGACCATGACATTCTATGTCATGGGC
The nucleotide sequence above comes from Gemmatimonadaceae bacterium. Encoded proteins:
- a CDS encoding prolyl oligopeptidase family serine peptidase, with translation MPRRSRLSPPSFSLLAAVAAAAVALPALPFASVHAQSRPTTTPRVVQAGATAKDRKVLELEDFAEWNRIASPALSRDGTWMTFTYSPNEGGQAMLHVKSLDGGPDYATVVGPGGDAAGGGRGGAGGGNAPSFSDDSRWAAYLVTPQRAAGRGAGRGGRNGAGAPAGAAPSGPAAHLELLNLGTGEKVAIPGAASWKFAKGSRWLAVKLGREGAPATAAAVPAGGRGGRGGGGGGAAAPSDLVVRDMTSGAVRNIGNVADFEFDNSGTLLAFTVEAPDRLGNGIYLLDPATGETRALNTGSSDFAQLAWSDDRDNLAVLRGDSVPGMKQKANALLAWTGVKSNGAAFTYDPSKDPSFPKDMVLSEYSAPRWSPDGARVFVGIKAQEPQVVAADSNKANVDIWHWKDQMPQSVQVVQIQQLRRATLPAAITVATHKLVELGNDSMRTVAPTADGTLAVGRDDGAYRGEVAWGANRADLYRVDVATGARTLIDKSLSRTYGTSPDSRWFVYLKNKQVHAFNLESGSNVTLDASGLATKSYVNEDDDHAYELPLWGVGGWTRDGKAILLYDKFDVWQVPLDGTKAMNLTGGVGRAQGIQFRVVQLAAGARGGRGGGGGFGGGGIAPDTERVDLAKPVTLSAYGVRSKKFGYWQVSVGQAPHALVWEDKNVGGAMKAADADRIVYTEQDFNEFPDYWSTTGTFASPARVTDANPILAGFAWASKKVLIDYKDRFGHPLQATLTLPANYQPGKQYPMLVEFYEIMSNTHHNFPMPGYADAPQISMYASNGYAVLQPDVVYEIGKPGTSAVDCITSAVKQAIALGYADPKHIGLHGHSWGGYQSSYIVTQTDMFAAVVTGAPPTNLTSFYGELYKSTGTVQQGITTVGQVRLGVGVDPWTNTKMFEDQSPIFHVKNIRTPFMILQGGDDNAVDYVEGLQFFNAAREQGKQVIFLSYPGQPHNLTDRADQKDFAIRMKQYFDHYLMGAPMPKWMADGLPQTEKGSPIR
- a CDS encoding ADOP family duplicated permease, translated to MTLHEVWSRLTFPFRRRRIARELRDEMALHVDLRAQQLLEHGGETSATLSTTDASLAARRQFGNATRIESAARDAWGWHWLDGFGQDLRYVARQLAHTPVFAIVAIATIAIGVALNATAFTFYDAVVLKPLPARDPGNIVRIVENAGVSSLAELPYAAYDVLDRRSRTMTSVTLVTAPQALIATLPGRPTEEATIVNARFASSNFAHSLGPETFAGRWFGQGEDAVAVLDHGFWSRTMHADPHVVGQRITIHDRVFTIVGIAGERFAGTGIPATAPDVWLPTSSLPALVGSDWRYDGRPHWQIIARLAAGASLAQANAELQSLGAGIPDSVGKPLALVATHATFFQADGGEFEVFKQVSAAFMVALALILCIAIVNLINLFAARNAAREREIAVRLALGASRERIARQLASESVLLAVCGGALGLLVSRDAANWLRDWIFATMSSISGGLVNVFLDLSVDWRVTLYTVALSVAIGLAVGLWPAIRSARGDANAVLRAGGTSTATAALWGGRNVLLGVQIAACTILLAASGLLLAGMRRAPRIDPGFDTAHQLIVFMDGRSVPSERREADRAELQRRLAALPMVRGVVWTKRIPLDGTETRTFTNRAGSVSVSVNHVAESYFDVMGVALARGRSFTADEVRTDAHVMIVNDAMARRQWPGEDPIGKTVPPGTVASGPDTTATYTVVGVVPDFRSDYLSRENGATIYFPYNFTGPYGAYLVRTRGTPSSAINAVRVAISAVSPTAEANTHIMTMVGGPMALQRLMAEAPGTVALALALSGLALACIGIYGVISNIVTRRTREIGVRIALGARGSEVVSLVMRRTLRPVAIGSVAGVAGAIGVSLVLRSLIAMPDAPDLTFGAGAFNPVILLGVIGTLAFVVALACFVPARRATAVDPIVALRVE
- a CDS encoding PadR family transcriptional regulator; its protein translation is MSTSRAAIEREPIPPGTLDMLILKTLARAGANQLHGFEIAQAIHQRSRSVLHVEEGSLYPALQRMLIKGWIAGEWGHTPERRRARYYRLTPAGKKQLDREIASYTRVAAAVTLIIQPT